DNA from Sorangium aterium:
CGACCGCGAGGATCTCCTCCAGACGGTGCTCCTCGGCGCCTGGGAAGCCATCCGAGCGCGCAGGTACCGCCCGGACCCACGGCGGCGCCCGCGCGCGGCGCTGCGCGCATGGCTGCACGGGGTCGCCTGGCGCCAGGTGTCCCATTACCGGGAGAGTGCCTATATCCGCTGCGAGATCCTGTGCAGCGCGCCCTTCTCGCCCGCCGACCAGTCGCCTGTCGAGATCGAGGGAGAACTCCTTGCCCGCGCCGCGCTCCGCGAGGTCGCCGCGCTCCCCGCGGGCCATCGCGAGGTCCTCCTCGCGGCGGCCGGGCCTCCGAGCCTCGTCGCCTGGGCACGAGCGTGCGGCATGAACCCCAATTCCGCTGCCAGCAGGCTCCGTCGCGCCAGGAGGGCGCTGGCCGAGAAACTCGCCTCACCGAGCCTGCCGACCGGTGACGGCGCCGTCCGGTGACGCCGTCGCCGATGATGCCTCCGTTCGGCGCCCGCTCGGCCGGTCGCGTCGAGCCCGTGTACGATTTCGCAACGATCCGGGCGGCCTCGCCGGATTACCTATCCATGAAAGAATCCCGAGCACGCCCAGCGCCCCCTCCTGCGCCCGACCCGGCGCCGGCGTCTGTACTTGCCCCGGAGGCGGCGCCCGCTCCCGCCCCGGAGATGACGCCTGCGCCCGACCCAGAGCCCGCTGCCGTACCCGATCGGGATCCTGCGCCCGCCATCGGCCCGCCCCCGCGGCCCTCGTTCGAGGAGGTCTATCAGACCTTGCTCCCGTACGTCCTCGTGGTGCTCTGGCGGCTCGGCGTTGCATCTCGAGATATCCACGATGTCGCTCACGAGGTGTTTCTCGTCGTTCACCGGCGCCTCGAGGACCACGATCCTCGCCTGTCGCTCAAACCGTGGATCGCGGGGATCAGCGCCAATGTCGCCCTTCGCCACCGGGCGCTCGCCCGGAACCAGCGGGAGCTGCTCGCGCTCGACGATTCCGAGCCCATCGAGCTCGCGGACCCCGGGCTCGACGCCGAGCGCCGGGTCGCACAGGCCGAGACCCAGCGCATCGTCCGCGAGCTCATCCAGCGCATGGAGAGGGAACGACGAGCGGTGTTCGTGCTCTACGACCTCGAGGGGAGCGACATGCGCGACATCGCGCAGGCCCTCCAGATCCCCGTGAACACCGCATGGGATCGGCTGAGACGCGCCCGCAGCGAGTTCACGGCCGCGGTCAAACGCCTCTCCGCGCGGGACCCGGACGCGCTCGGCCTTCGTCGCCTGCGCGTCGTCCTGGCGCCGTTCGCCCTTGCCGACAGACCCATGCTGCTCGACGCAAGCAACGCCCGGCTCGGCCTTGCGCAGGGGCTCGCCGGACCGCTGTGGGTGCAGCTCCAGCGATCGCTCGCCTCGACCGGAGGGCTGGCCCGCCGCACGGACGGCCTCCACGGCAGCCCCGCAGTGCAGCCCCATGCCGGCGCCTCCCCGCTCCACCGTCCCGCGAGCGCGGTGGGGCCCGCCGGCGCCACCGCGGAGAAGCGCACGCCGCCGGTCATCACGATCGCGCGATCCAGGCTCATCAAGGCAGGCGTTGCGCTGTTCCTCGGGGGAGCCGGGGTGGGCGCCGGCGTGGTTTATGCCGGGCTCCCGCCGCCTGCTGCGGCGCCGGTGGTGTCCGTCCGCGCCGAGGTCGAAGGCGCCGCGTCCGAGCGAGCCGGGCGCACCGAAGCGGGGCACGACGGGCGCGCCGCGCCCGAGCGAGCCGAGCGCGCCGCGGGCGAGCTCGCCGTGGTCGACGCCGTCGCGAACGCTGGGCCCTCGGTGGCGGTGGCGACGGCGGCCGCGGCGCCGTTACGCGCCTCCCCCCGCAAGGCGGCTCCGCCCAGCGAGCACGACACGACCGAGGAGAGCGCGTTGCTCAGCAGCGCCGGCCTTGCGCTCAGCGAAGGGAAGGCGACAGAGGCGCTCGAGGTGCTGGCCCTGCACGAGCGGAGTTACCCGCGCAGCCCGAGAGTCCAGCTGCGCGAGGCGCTGGCCATCCAGGCCCTCGTCCAGGCCGGGCGGCGCGCCGACGCCCGCGCGCGAGCGGAGCGGTTCCGCGCGGCGTTCCCTCACGCCGTGTTTCTCCCCGCCATCGAGGCGGCCGTGAACAGCCCATGAGGGCCGCCGCGTGCGCTTCTGCGCTTCGCCTCCGATCGACGACACCGCCGGCGCTTCGGCCCTCCGCGAGCGGGCGCACGGGTTCGTCGGGTCCGCTCGCGAGGGAGAACTCCGGTCGGGCTGTCCGCCGCAGCCGGAGGACGCCGGCGGCCGGACCCGACGCCATGCAGGTGGTGCTCGACCGGCCGTGGGGCGCGGGCTAGCCTGTGCGGGAAGGACCCACGATGAGCAAGAAGCTGGACGACGAGTTGGCCCAGGCGCTGTCTCTCGCAGAGCAGCAGGATACGCCCGCGGTGGTGAAGCCGGCCGCGGCCAGCCCGGCGCCGAAGGCGCGCCCGTCGCGCAGCCTCGGCCTGCTGGCGACGCTGCTCGTCATGGTGGGCGCGCTCGTCGCCCTGTTCCTCGTCGGCTTCAAGGAAGCGGCCGTCTACGCGACGCCGGTCGACCAGCTGCTCGCGTCGAAGGACAAGCTCGCGGGCCGCAAGGTCCGGGTCGAGGGCGAGCTCGTGCCCGGCACGCTGGTCAAGCGCGATTCGCCCTGCGAGTACCGCTTCCAGATCCACGGCACGCAGGCGGCGCTGCCCGTGCGCTACGCCCAGTGCGTCATCCCCGACACCTTCCGCGACGTCCCGAGCGGCGGCGTCCAGGTGACGGTCGAGGGCGCGCTCTCGCAGGGCGGCGACTTCGAGGCGAGCCTCGTGATGGCCAAGTGCACCTCGAAGTACGATCCCAACTCGCACGAGATGAAGGGCGGCGCCCAGCCCGGCGCGGGCCCGCTCTCGCTCAACTGAGCGCTCCCCGCCCAAAGGCGCCGCCGCGCGCGGCGCCGACACGCCCAAAGCGCCGCCCCGCGGCGCCGACACGCCTGGATCCATCTCCCCGCTCCCCGGCGGGCCGCTGACTGGCTCGCTCGCGGGACCTTGAGCCTCCTCGACAAGCTGGTTAAGAGACATCCCCGGACCGACGCCCGAGGAGGAGGCATTTGAGCCACGATCGCGATCTCGTCGTCCTGACGCAGAACATCTGGGGGGGAGTCGCCCTCTGGGAGCGGCGCCGGACGATGCTTGCCAGGCTCATCGGCGATCTGCGCCCCGGCCTCATCGGGCTCCAGGAGGTGCACGCGGCGGCGGCGAGCGGCGATCTCGGCCAGGCCGGGGAGCTCGCGCGGCTCGCCGGCGGATACAGGGCCTGGTTCGCGCCGGGCAGGGTCGCCGCGAGCGGCGAGTGCGAGGGGGTCGCGCTGCTCTGCCGGGAGGACGTCGAGGTGCTCGACCACTCCGTGGAGGCGCTCACGCTCGATCGCGACGATCCGTTCGAGCGTGACAGCCAGCGCGTCGTCTTGCGCGCCGCGATCCGGCACGCCGGCGCGGTGGTCGACGTGCTCGTCACGCACCTCTCGCTGTCGAAGCGCGCCCGGGCACGCACCGTGCGCGAGCTCGTGAGCTTCGCCGCGCGCGAGCGCCAGAAGTCGGGGAGCCAAGGCGCCGTGCTGATGGGCGACTTCAACGCGCTCCCCAGCGAGGAGGCGGTCTGTTATCTCCAGGCGAGCGCCGGAAACGGCTCCTGGCTCGACGCCTGGACGCAGGCGCACCCCGGCAAGGCGGGCGGCACCTGGCCCGCGGGCCTGCCGCTGCGCCGCATCGATTATGTCTTCGTTCAACCGGGGGAGGGGTGGGCGATCACGCGCTGCGAACGGGCGCCGTTCTCCGGCTCGGATCACCACGGCGTGGCCGCGTGGCTGCGGCTCGGCGCCTGATGGGCGGGGCCACGCTCGCCCGGATCTCCAGCGGATCATCGATGGATGAGGCGTTCGCGCGCAAACTGTACCCGCTGCGGCGGACCGGGTAGGCTGGCGGCCCATGAGCAGGCTGCTGATTGGGGGCGACCGGCGGCACGGGCGCCGCGTTGATCCGTCAGGCGCTGGAAGCCGGACACGAGGTCTCGGCATTCGCGCGCACGCCCGCCACCATCCCTGTCCCGCACCATGAGCGGCTGCGCGCGCTCCGCGGCGACATCATGGATGCCGAGCAGGTGTCGCGCGCCGTGTCCGGCCACGACGCCGTCCTCTCGGCCCTGGGGTCGCGCGGCCTGGGTCCGACGCGCGTCTACTCCGACGGCATCGTCCACGTCCTGCGCGCGATGAAGGAGCATGGCGTCCGCCGCCTGATCGCCGTCACCGCGGCGGGCATCGGCGAGGAGCAGCAGCCTGCGCTCTGGTTCCGGCTCCTCGTCAAACCCATGCTCCGCAACAGGTATTCTGACATGCTGCGCATGGAAGAGGCCCTCCGCCGGAGCGATGTGGCCTGGACCGTCGTGCGCGTCCCCAAGCTCACCGAGGGGCGGCTCACCAAGGAGTGCCGCGCCGAAGTCGACCCCTCGCCGCCGGAGGGCTACCTCTTTGGCGGTCCCACGATCTCGCGCGAGGACCTCGCGTATTTCATGCTATCTCAGCTGGACAGCGACGAATACCTCCGCAAGGCGATCGTCGTCACGTACTGAGAGCGCGGCGCGCTCGTCATCTCTTGACGCAGCCGCGGAGCATCGGTCTGCTGCCGCCCCCGCCGTCGTGGCCAGCCTGCGGCGCGCCTGCGGTGATCGCCATGAATGCCGCGATCACCGTGATTCCCGCGATGCTGCCGAGCAGAGGCCTCAGAAATCATGATCTCCTTTCCCAGGACGGCTC
Protein-coding regions in this window:
- a CDS encoding sigma-70 family RNA polymerase sigma factor is translated as MKTPLPTPPRREGRRDAPGSRTRRRAHSGPKEALHPAVSLSIDALWAERAFVAHLLRALHVPARDREDLLQTVLLGAWEAIRARRYRPDPRRRPRAALRAWLHGVAWRQVSHYRESAYIRCEILCSAPFSPADQSPVEIEGELLARAALREVAALPAGHREVLLAAAGPPSLVAWARACGMNPNSAASRLRRARRALAEKLASPSLPTGDGAVR
- a CDS encoding RNA polymerase sigma factor; translated protein: MKESRARPAPPPAPDPAPASVLAPEAAPAPAPEMTPAPDPEPAAVPDRDPAPAIGPPPRPSFEEVYQTLLPYVLVVLWRLGVASRDIHDVAHEVFLVVHRRLEDHDPRLSLKPWIAGISANVALRHRALARNQRELLALDDSEPIELADPGLDAERRVAQAETQRIVRELIQRMERERRAVFVLYDLEGSDMRDIAQALQIPVNTAWDRLRRARSEFTAAVKRLSARDPDALGLRRLRVVLAPFALADRPMLLDASNARLGLAQGLAGPLWVQLQRSLASTGGLARRTDGLHGSPAVQPHAGASPLHRPASAVGPAGATAEKRTPPVITIARSRLIKAGVALFLGGAGVGAGVVYAGLPPPAAAPVVSVRAEVEGAASERAGRTEAGHDGRAAPERAERAAGELAVVDAVANAGPSVAVATAAAAPLRASPRKAAPPSEHDTTEESALLSSAGLALSEGKATEALEVLALHERSYPRSPRVQLREALAIQALVQAGRRADARARAERFRAAFPHAVFLPAIEAAVNSP
- a CDS encoding cytochrome c maturation protein CcmE translates to MSKKLDDELAQALSLAEQQDTPAVVKPAAASPAPKARPSRSLGLLATLLVMVGALVALFLVGFKEAAVYATPVDQLLASKDKLAGRKVRVEGELVPGTLVKRDSPCEYRFQIHGTQAALPVRYAQCVIPDTFRDVPSGGVQVTVEGALSQGGDFEASLVMAKCTSKYDPNSHEMKGGAQPGAGPLSLN
- a CDS encoding endonuclease/exonuclease/phosphatase family protein; the encoded protein is MSHDRDLVVLTQNIWGGVALWERRRTMLARLIGDLRPGLIGLQEVHAAAASGDLGQAGELARLAGGYRAWFAPGRVAASGECEGVALLCREDVEVLDHSVEALTLDRDDPFERDSQRVVLRAAIRHAGAVVDVLVTHLSLSKRARARTVRELVSFAARERQKSGSQGAVLMGDFNALPSEEAVCYLQASAGNGSWLDAWTQAHPGKAGGTWPAGLPLRRIDYVFVQPGEGWAITRCERAPFSGSDHHGVAAWLRLGA
- a CDS encoding NAD(P)-dependent oxidoreductase, whose product is MGATGGTGAALIRQALEAGHEVSAFARTPATIPVPHHERLRALRGDIMDAEQVSRAVSGHDAVLSALGSRGLGPTRVYSDGIVHVLRAMKEHGVRRLIAVTAAGIGEEQQPALWFRLLVKPMLRNRYSDMLRMEEALRRSDVAWTVVRVPKLTEGRLTKECRAEVDPSPPEGYLFGGPTISREDLAYFMLSQLDSDEYLRKAIVVTY